The following proteins are encoded in a genomic region of Plasmodium coatneyi strain Hackeri chromosome 2, complete sequence:
- a CDS encoding KIR protein translates to MAPLSQKVNLKELPSKTEFYDIFDAASGYNYCPNGVEPTGKVEQLRSKLNDYTGLKDQERCITKAYCYACSMKKKQPSDHGKTHLEGASCRFFYYWMGNKYPRPLDEEVFSDLMDDIYRTLGALFHNEECVFQYRFVNKTTFEPMKKIYEHYHDCNYVKQYLEQHLQERDQQPDAEWADYVDKVTKACTAVEAQCNGGTTNNESYCDEYNSTYKAYCDGVSQTSLTCSKVKEREPGSDAEAPAEQESKQAMVGAPGPHTATPLVSDGLQSSDGTDSLQGSLEGSPISVKLPHMETLLGDGGQLPISRPGSREGGGSQPSHTTTSTDGSGAAVGGGVVPGVSCAGLALVGLPTIMFLLYKYTSAFSSIKDFFRGGGGGNSTNNRNGRGSNSNSRNRGKRSIKHEVDTLTDTSTGRSTIDSTAGGDDLSDDSSLYTAAPSVRANNNRRQRHNRNNISYGRM, encoded by the exons atggcaccactATCACAg AAAGTGAATTTAAAGGAATTACCTTCCAAGACCGAATTCTATGATATATTCGATGCGGCCTCTGGGTACAATTATTGCCCAAATGGAGTCGAACCCACAGGGAAGGTGGAACAGTTGAGGAGTAAATTAAATGATTACACCGGACTTAAGGATCAAGAGAGGTGTATCACAAAGGCTTATTGCTACGCATGTTcaatgaaaaagaaacaacctTCTGATCACGGAAAAACGCATTTAGAAGGTGCATCTTGtcgttttttctattattggatggGAAATAAATATCCTAGGCCTCTGGACGAGGAGGTGTTCTCGGACCTCATGGATGATATATACAGGACATTAGGAGCTTTATTCCATAATGAAGAATGTGTTTTCCAGTATAGATTTGTTAATAAAACTACTTTCGAAcctatgaaaaaaatatatgaacattaCCACGATTGCAATTACGTAAAACAGTATTTAGAGCAGCATCTGCAGGAGCGTGACCAGCAGCCTGACGCAGAGTGGGCAGACTACGTGGACAAAGTTACTAAAGCATGTACTGCTGTGGAAGCACAATGCAACGGAGGTACAACAAATAATGAATCATATTGTGACGAGTACAACAGTACATACAAAGCTTACTGTGATGGAGTGAGCCAAACATCATTAACATGTTCTAAAGTAAAGGAACGTGAACCCGGATCGGACGCCGAAGCACCAGCTGAACAGGAATCTAAACAGGCAATGGTAGGAGCTCCCGGACCCCATACAGCAACTCCATTGGTTAGTGATGGTCTACAATCTTCTGATGGGACAGATTCCCTGCAGGGTTCTCTGGAGGGGTCTCCAATAAGTGTTAAACTACCACATATGGAAACTTTATTAGGGGACGGGGGACAACTTCCTATATCTAGACCAGGAAGTAGggagggtggtggtagtcaacCTAGTCACACCACCACTTCTACTGATGGTAGTGGTGCTGctgttggtggtggtgtCGTTCCTGGTGTGTCTTGTGCTGGACTCGCTTTAGTAGGACTTCCTACAATAAtgttccttctatataag tACACTTctgcattttcttccataaaAGACTTCTTTCGTGGAGGAGGAGGCGGTAACAGCACAAATAACAGGAACGGAAGGGGCAGCAACAGTAACAGTAGaaacaggggaaaaaggTCAATCAAGCACGAAGTGGACACCTTAACGGACACCTCTACTGGACGTTCAACAATTGATTCGACAGCAGGAGGGGACGATTTATCGGACGATTCCTCTTTATATACTGCTGCTCCTTCCGTCAGAgcgaataataatagaagacaacggcataatagaaataatataagttatgGACGTATGTAA
- a CDS encoding KIR protein, whose product MVNAGDCNVNDLPSQKIYNKFKNGGNDCASITSWEDNIVRILASTPGNRFVGQTQYMTDIAQASCFLSKTKTENPPCSRICDFFYFWLGSKLCEKVSRINTVYSIMQQIYEKLGGSSHQCKYKSMNDRVDCTAFKRRKKVFDYYHDYRMIWKELKACTSEDSSCKGKYDTYLTGNGVKEIGGDRGADGAYGAIAAGGTHSLDDYFKKFWDKFEGNGDGGSGTIPPPSKLKEKALSEERGQDPPPASDEEGGANLVNCLTQLSSVVVASSLPQQEEEPAGGSPSTAVENPSTVTPAVVSSTAALLGLPMAALLLYKYNLLPSWFGNPSRSNGNKNRKKRSVERHFNSSSNDDNSTVTSTDISTVYSTAPSTISDSMTEDVSTIYNGRRSPSRVGGTGRTNNKQQPQQQRHQRQERNNRTEERRNIKYHQM is encoded by the exons ATGGTGAACGCG GGGGACTGCAATGTGAATGatttaccttcacaaaaaatatataacaagTTCAAGAATGGCGGAAATGATTGTGCGAGCATTACTTCTTGGGAAGACAATATAGTGCGTATTTTGGCCAGTACACCAGGAAACCGTTTCGTTGGTCAAACACAGTATATGACGGACATTGCGCAGGCTTCATGCTTTCTATCTAAGACGAAAACAGAAAATCCGCCATGTAGCAGAATTTGtgatttcttctatttctggTTAGGGAGTAAATTATGTGAAAAAGTGAGCAGGATTAATACAGTTTACAGTATCATGCAACAAATCTATGAGAAACTGGGAGGATCCAGCCATCAATGTAAGTATAAATCTATGAACGATCGTGTTGATTGTACTGCTTtcaaacgaagaaaaaaagtattcgacTATTACCACGACTATAGAATGATATGGAAAGAATTGAAGGCTTGCACGTCTGAAGATTCCTCCTGTAAAGGGAAATATGACACCTACCTAACTGGAAATGGTGTTAAGGAAATTGGTGGAGATCGTGGAGCTGATGGTGCTTATGGAGCAATAGCAGCAGGTGGGACACATAGTCTAGATGattactttaaaaaattctggGACAAGTTCGAAGGTAATGGTGATGGTGGTAGTGGTACTATCCCACCACCATCAaaactgaaagaaaaggcaCTGTCTGAAGAAAGAGGGCAGGACCCTCCACCAGCATCGGACGAGGAGGGAGGAGCAAATCTGGTTAATTGCTTAACACAGTTGTCTTCAGTAGTTGTTGCATCATCATTACCAcagcaggaagaagaacctgCAGGAGGAAGTCCCTCTACAGCTGTGGAAAATCCATCAACCGTCACCCCAGCCGTGGTCTCCTCCACAGCTGCGCTCTTAGGTTTACCAATGGCTGctctccttctttacaaa tataatcttctaccatcttggtttggtaacccaTCTAGGAGCaatggaaacaaaaatagaaagaaaagatcAGTTGAACGGCATTTTAACAGTTCTTCGAACGACGACAACTCTACAGTGACTTCTACAGATATTTCGACAGTATATTCAACAGCACCTTCCACCATATCAGATTCTATGACAGAAGATgtttctaccatatataatggtcgTAGGTCACCATCTAGGGTAGgaggaacaggaagaacaaacaacaaacaacaaccacaacaacagagaCATCAAAGgcaggaaaggaacaacaggaccgaagaaaggagaaatataaagTATCATCAAATGTAG
- a CDS encoding Variable surface protein Vir7-like protein has translation MAPAGDEKILTVTDWYELPSQLAYIELENHTNDCSSTLGGESVRGVKSNLKSKLTAHQRIQVFIDGMVEAWCKAHQKKGDKVTSSNDSEWCYWFYYWLGDTVSRGVISNLFQNVMSKIYDELRNLKIEHPCENVYPDIYDITMFEQRRKVYNYHQDYATIQDQLNKSGQRCDGTYHKYLNDIVRVYKEVWDYCHNEDRGFDAYCRTFKNEYEKYNNSDKAEFKCNKVTSPQRMDSAGSAQLPGLRGAAHESSELQARLPDGEGPSSPQQDFGPATSSSGTNNTNMAPAAISGTIAITTIGMAATASFFLYKVSIHNYHEKHYYNLLPFWFSNNFGNQFGNSSSRGRSRKGREKKTTTIESDFDTLTDTSTFYSTDLSTTETDTSTIYNGRSTSPGARSSTRKNRNVHYQNM, from the exons ATGGCCCCAGCAGGAGATGAAAAAATACTCACG gtgactgATTGGTATGAATTGCCATCACAGTTGGCGTATATTGAATTGGAAAATCATACAAATGATTGTAGTAGCACCTTAGGTGGTGAATCTGTGAGAGGAGTGAAGAGTAATTTGAAGAGTAAATTAACAGCACATCAGCGTATACAGGTCTTTATCGATGGAATGGTGGAAGCTTGGTGTAAAGCACATCAAAAGAAAGGAGATAAGGTCACTTCGTCCAATGATAGTGAATGGTGTTATTggttctattattggttaggggatacTGTATCCAGGGGAGTGATTAGTAATTTATTCCAGAACGTTATGAGCAAAATTTATGATGAATTGAGGAATTTGAAAATTGAACACCCATGCGAAAATGTGTACCCTGATATTTATGATATAACCATGTTTgaacaaaggagaaaagtatataattatCATCAAGATTATGCAACTATACAGGATCAGTTAAACAAATCTGGACAACGCTGTGATGGAACTTATCATAAGTACCTCAATGACATTGTTAGGGTTTATAAAGAGGTGTGGGATTATTGCCACAATGAGGATCGTGGTTTTGATGCGTACTGTAGAACattcaaaaatgaatatgaaaaataCAACAATAGCGATAAAGCAGAATTTAAGTGCAACAAAGTAACATCACCACAACGTATGGATTCCGCAGGTAGTGCACAACTTCCCGGATTACGTGGAGCAGCACATGAAAGTAGTGAATTACAGGCTAGACTGCCAGATGGAGAAGGTCCATCATCACCACAGCAAGATTTTGGACCTGCAACCTCCTCCTCTGGAACCAACAACACCAATATGGCACCGGCTGCTATATCTGGTACAATTGCCATCACCACCATTGGAATGGCAGCAACCGCTTcgttctttttatataaagtaagtatacATAATTACCACGAAAAGCACTAT tataaccttttacctttttggTTTAGTAACAATTTTGGTAACCAATTTGGAAACAGCAGTAGCCgaggaaggagcagaaaaggaagagaaaaaaaaacaacaacaattgaaAGCGACTTTGATACTCTAACAGATACTTCAACATTTTATTCAACAGACTTGTCTACAACAGAAACAGACacttctaccatatataatggtagatCAACATCACCAGGAGCAAGAAGTAGTACACGGAAGAATAGAAATGTAcattatcaaaacatgtaa
- a CDS encoding Adenylyl cyclase-associated protein, protein MTSQGTVTLKDNQWEVSNYKNEKTVTLDQVQVNNAVNIYHCEGTTFVIENEKFKSLAMHKCAKCNVVLKNLISSIEIISSSKVKVQVLGNCSSISIDKSTGVDIYLSKQNSESEFTTALSSEMNVHVENENGEWTEVTIPEQFQHRLVNGKLVTRVSDLYNF, encoded by the exons ATGACTAGCCAaggaa CTGTCACATTGAAGGACAACCAATGGGAAGTGTCCAACTacaagaatgaaaaaacagTCACACTTGACCAAGTGCAAGTAAACAATGCAGTGAACATATACCACTGTGAAGGAACCACATTCGTAatcgaaaatgaaaagttcaAATCGCTAGCTATGCACAAGTGTGCCAAATGTAACgtcgttttaaaaaatttaatttcaTCCATCGAAATAATTAGTTCGAGTAAAGTCAAGGTGCAGGTGTTGGGTAATTGCTCTTCCATTTCGATTGACAAATCTACGGGAGTGGATATTTATCTGTCCAAGCAGAACAGTGAGTCGGAGTTTACCACAGCATTGTCATCCGAAATGAACGTCCAtgtggaaaatgaaaatggagAATGGACAGAAGTTACCATTCCGGAGCAGTTCCAACATCGTCTAGTGAATGGAAAGCTCGTCACAAGAGTATCAGATCTGTACAATTTTTGA